The following are encoded in a window of Cupriavidus oxalaticus genomic DNA:
- the murG gene encoding undecaprenyldiphospho-muramoylpentapeptide beta-N-acetylglucosaminyltransferase has translation MTAPRTLLVMAGGTGGHVFPGLAVAQALREQGWNIVWLGNRTGMEATLVPKHGIPMEYIQFGGLRGKGLLTKLLLPLNLLRAFWQSIGALRRVRPNVVLGMGGYITFPAGMMASLLGRPLVLHEQNSIAGLANKVLAKVADRVLCAFPDTLPGGEWTGNPVREELAHLDAPEARYGQRTGPLRILVVGGSLGAAALNEVVPKAIALLPQSERPVVTHQAGARQIDTLRANYAAAQVPAQTLPFIDDMARAYADADLVICRAGAMTVSEVAAAGVAALFVPFPHAVDDHQTTNAKFLSSQGAALLVQQQDLTAEGLAQTIASLTRPQLKDMARMARGLAKPEATRRVAEVCSQLARD, from the coding sequence ATGACCGCGCCACGCACCCTGCTCGTGATGGCCGGCGGCACCGGGGGACACGTGTTCCCGGGGCTGGCGGTCGCGCAGGCGTTGCGCGAGCAGGGCTGGAACATCGTCTGGCTGGGCAACCGCACGGGCATGGAAGCCACGCTGGTGCCCAAGCACGGCATCCCGATGGAATACATCCAGTTCGGCGGCCTGCGTGGCAAGGGGCTGCTGACCAAGTTGCTGCTGCCGCTGAATCTGCTGCGCGCGTTCTGGCAGAGCATCGGCGCGCTGCGCCGGGTGCGGCCGAACGTGGTGCTGGGCATGGGCGGGTATATCACGTTCCCGGCGGGCATGATGGCTTCGCTGCTGGGCCGCCCGCTGGTGCTGCACGAGCAGAACTCGATCGCCGGGCTGGCCAACAAGGTGCTGGCCAAGGTGGCCGACCGCGTGCTGTGCGCGTTCCCGGACACGCTGCCCGGCGGCGAATGGACCGGCAACCCGGTGCGCGAGGAACTGGCGCACCTGGATGCGCCCGAGGCGCGCTACGGCCAGCGCACCGGTCCGCTGCGCATCCTGGTGGTGGGCGGCAGCCTGGGCGCCGCGGCGCTGAACGAGGTGGTGCCGAAGGCCATCGCGCTGTTGCCGCAAAGCGAGCGTCCGGTGGTGACGCACCAGGCGGGCGCCAGGCAGATCGACACGCTGCGCGCCAACTACGCGGCGGCGCAGGTGCCGGCGCAGACCCTGCCGTTCATCGACGACATGGCGCGGGCCTATGCCGATGCGGACCTGGTGATCTGCCGCGCCGGCGCGATGACGGTGTCGGAAGTGGCCGCGGCGGGCGTGGCGGCGCTGTTCGTGCCGTTCCCGCACGCGGTGGACGACCACCAGACCACCAACGCAAAGTTTTTGTCCAGCCAGGGCGCGGCCCTGCTGGTGCAGCAACAAGACCTGACGGCCGAGGGCCTGGCGCAGACCATCGCCAGCCTGACCCGGCCGCAGCTGAAAGACATGGCGCGCATGGCGCGCGGACTGGCCAAGCCTGAGGCAACCCGGCGCGTCGCCGAGGTGTGCAGCCAGCTGGCCAGGGACTGA
- the ftsW gene encoding putative lipid II flippase FtsW — translation MSQLETNPQVKRSGFIGATIGNAWGGLRDAVSGVKPTRSRMMEYDQPLLWVAIVLLALGLVMVFSASIALPDSPRYANYRESHFLVRHAFALFIGLSVGLVAFQVPVKVWDRYAPKLFIVALILLVIVLVPFVGKGVNGARRWIPLGVMNFQPSELMKLAVVLYAANYTVRKQEWMQTLAKGFLPMGVAVVVVGMLLLLEPDMGAFLVIAAVAMGILFLGGINGKLFAGLVGVAVGAFALLITASPWRRERIFAYLSPWEESNALGKAYQLTHSLIAFGRGEWTGVGLGGSIEKLHYLPEAHTDFILAVIGEEFGFVGVLAVIALFYWLVRRAFNIGRTALQLDRTFAGLVAKGIGVWIGWQTFINMGVNLGLLPTKGLTLPLVSYGGSGILMNCVALAILLRIDYENRVLMRGGKV, via the coding sequence ATGAGCCAGCTTGAGACCAACCCACAGGTCAAGCGCAGCGGTTTCATCGGCGCCACCATCGGCAATGCCTGGGGTGGCCTGCGTGACGCGGTATCGGGCGTCAAGCCCACGCGCTCGCGCATGATGGAGTACGACCAGCCCCTGCTGTGGGTCGCGATCGTGCTGCTCGCGCTCGGCCTGGTGATGGTCTTCTCGGCCTCGATCGCGCTGCCGGATTCGCCGCGCTACGCCAATTACCGCGAAAGCCATTTCCTGGTGCGGCATGCGTTTGCGCTGTTTATCGGGCTGTCGGTCGGGCTGGTGGCGTTCCAGGTGCCGGTGAAGGTATGGGACCGCTATGCGCCCAAGCTCTTTATCGTCGCGCTGATCCTGCTGGTGATCGTGCTGGTGCCGTTCGTCGGCAAGGGCGTGAACGGCGCGCGCCGCTGGATCCCGCTGGGCGTGATGAATTTCCAGCCGTCCGAGCTGATGAAGCTGGCGGTGGTGCTGTATGCCGCCAACTACACCGTGCGCAAGCAGGAGTGGATGCAGACCCTGGCCAAGGGCTTCCTGCCGATGGGCGTGGCGGTGGTGGTGGTCGGCATGCTGCTGCTGCTCGAGCCCGACATGGGCGCGTTCCTGGTGATCGCGGCGGTGGCGATGGGCATCCTGTTCCTGGGCGGCATCAACGGCAAGCTGTTCGCCGGGCTGGTCGGCGTGGCGGTGGGCGCGTTCGCGCTGCTGATCACGGCGTCGCCGTGGCGGCGCGAGCGGATCTTTGCCTACCTGAGCCCGTGGGAAGAGAGCAACGCGCTGGGCAAGGCCTACCAGCTGACGCACTCGCTGATCGCCTTCGGCCGCGGCGAGTGGACCGGGGTCGGGCTGGGCGGCAGCATCGAGAAGCTGCATTACCTGCCCGAGGCGCATACCGACTTCATCCTCGCGGTGATCGGCGAGGAATTCGGCTTTGTCGGCGTGCTGGCGGTGATCGCGCTGTTCTACTGGCTGGTGCGGCGCGCCTTCAATATCGGCCGCACCGCGCTGCAGCTCGACCGCACCTTTGCCGGCCTGGTGGCCAAGGGCATCGGCGTGTGGATCGGCTGGCAGACCTTTATCAACATGGGCGTGAACCTGGGCCTGCTGCCGACCAAGGGGCTGACGCTGCCGCTGGTGAGCTATGGCGGTTCGGGGATTCTGATGAATTGCGTGGCGTTGGCGATCCTGCTGCGTATCGATTACGAGAATCGGGTATTGATGCGCGGAGGGAAAGTATGA
- the murD gene encoding UDP-N-acetylmuramoyl-L-alanine--D-glutamate ligase, translated as MFGELQKPHVLVLGLGESGLAMARWCGLNGCAVRVADTREAPANLVFLQAELTSAEFVGGPLAASLLDDIGLVAISPGLSPLEAGTGALLAAAQARGIPVWGEIELFARALRHLQAESGYAPKLLAITGTNGKTTTTALTGRLVERAGKTVAVAGNISPSALDKLSACIASATLPDVWVLELSSFQLETTHTLAPDAATVLNVSQDHLDWHGSMDAYAASKARIFGPAGSECVQVLNRNDRLTLDMARAGRKPVTFGVDLPEVPGSFGILREGGMPWLVLAEPDTEAEGEGKPRRRKAAEVADEAVPVRHKRLMPADALHIRGMHNATNAMAALALCRAIDLPMNALLHGLREYRGEPHRVEWVATIDDVEYFDDSKGTNVGATVAALSGLDKRVVLIAGGEGKGQDFSPLAAPVAQYARAVVLIGRAAGELRAALQGSGATLADAATLEEAVTKATELAERGDVVLLSPACASLDMFRNYVHRAEVFRAAVEELALSRGILP; from the coding sequence GTGTTTGGCGAGCTGCAGAAACCTCATGTGCTGGTACTTGGCCTCGGCGAATCGGGGCTGGCGATGGCGCGCTGGTGTGGCCTGAACGGCTGCGCGGTGCGCGTGGCCGACACGCGCGAGGCGCCCGCCAACCTTGTCTTCCTGCAGGCCGAACTGACTTCGGCCGAGTTCGTGGGCGGTCCGCTCGCGGCAAGCCTGCTCGACGATATCGGCCTGGTGGCGATCAGCCCCGGCCTGTCGCCGCTTGAGGCCGGCACCGGCGCCTTGCTGGCCGCCGCGCAGGCGCGCGGCATTCCGGTGTGGGGCGAGATCGAGCTGTTCGCGCGCGCGCTCAGGCACCTGCAAGCCGAATCCGGCTACGCGCCGAAGCTGCTCGCGATCACCGGCACCAATGGCAAGACCACCACCACGGCGCTGACGGGCCGGCTGGTCGAGCGCGCCGGCAAGACCGTGGCGGTGGCGGGCAATATCAGCCCGTCGGCGCTGGACAAGCTGTCGGCATGCATCGCCTCGGCCACGCTGCCGGATGTCTGGGTGCTGGAACTCTCCAGCTTCCAGCTGGAGACCACGCATACGCTGGCGCCGGATGCGGCCACCGTGCTCAACGTGAGCCAGGACCATCTTGACTGGCACGGCTCGATGGACGCCTACGCCGCGTCCAAGGCGCGCATCTTCGGGCCCGCCGGCAGCGAGTGCGTGCAGGTGCTGAACCGCAATGACCGGCTGACGCTGGACATGGCGCGGGCGGGCCGCAAGCCGGTGACCTTTGGCGTCGACCTGCCGGAAGTGCCGGGCAGCTTCGGCATCCTGCGCGAGGGCGGCATGCCCTGGCTGGTGCTGGCCGAACCCGACACCGAAGCGGAAGGGGAGGGCAAGCCGCGCCGCCGCAAGGCCGCCGAAGTCGCGGACGAGGCGGTGCCGGTGCGCCACAAACGCCTGATGCCGGCCGACGCGCTGCATATCCGTGGCATGCACAACGCCACCAACGCCATGGCGGCGCTGGCGCTGTGCCGTGCCATCGACCTGCCGATGAACGCCTTGCTGCACGGCCTGCGCGAGTACCGCGGCGAGCCGCACCGCGTGGAGTGGGTCGCCACCATCGATGACGTCGAGTATTTCGACGACAGCAAGGGCACCAATGTCGGCGCCACCGTGGCCGCGCTGTCGGGGCTGGACAAGCGTGTGGTGCTGATCGCCGGCGGCGAAGGCAAGGGCCAGGATTTCTCGCCGCTGGCCGCGCCGGTGGCGCAATACGCGCGCGCCGTGGTGCTGATCGGCCGGGCCGCGGGCGAATTGCGCGCTGCCCTGCAGGGCAGCGGCGCCACCCTGGCCGATGCCGCGACGCTGGAAGAAGCCGTGACCAAAGCAACCGAACTGGCCGAGCGCGGCGACGTCGTGCTGCTGTCGCCGGCCTGCGCCAGCCTCGACATGTTCCGCAACTACGTGCACCGCGCCGAGGTATTCCGCGCTGCGGTGGAAGAACTGGCGCTGTCCCGGGGGATCCTGCCATGA
- the mraY gene encoding phospho-N-acetylmuramoyl-pentapeptide-transferase yields MLLALAQWLQNDYSFLRVVNYLTFRAVMANLTALLIGLTFGPWVIRKLTELKVGQAVRTIGPQTHLVKSGTPTMGGVLVLVSIAVSTLLWCDWGNRFIWVVMLVTFGYGAIGWVDDYRKVVYRDPRGMSSREKFFWQTLIGLVAAVYLAFSVSESSNVRVWELFLNWVEGGLSLDMPYKSNLIVPFFKEISYPLGVAGFIVLTYLVIVGSSNAVNLTDGLDGLVIMPVVLVGGGLGVFAYVMGNAVYSKYLLFPHIPGAGELLIFCSALGGAGLAFLWFNAHPAQVFMGDVGALALGGALGTIAVIVRQEIVLFVMGGIFVVETLSVMAQVTWFKITKRRYGEGRRLFRMAPLHHHFELSGWKETQVTVRFWIITMLLVLIGLSTLKLR; encoded by the coding sequence ATGTTATTGGCTCTGGCCCAGTGGCTGCAAAACGACTACAGCTTCCTCCGGGTCGTCAACTACCTGACTTTCCGCGCGGTGATGGCCAACCTCACCGCGCTGCTGATCGGCCTGACGTTCGGTCCGTGGGTGATCCGCAAGCTGACCGAACTGAAGGTCGGCCAGGCGGTGCGCACCATCGGCCCGCAGACGCACCTGGTCAAGTCCGGCACGCCGACCATGGGCGGCGTGCTGGTGCTGGTGTCGATCGCCGTCTCGACGCTGCTGTGGTGCGACTGGGGCAACCGCTTTATCTGGGTGGTGATGCTGGTCACCTTCGGCTACGGCGCCATCGGCTGGGTCGACGACTACCGCAAGGTGGTCTATCGCGACCCGCGCGGCATGTCGAGCCGCGAGAAATTTTTCTGGCAGACGCTGATCGGCCTGGTGGCCGCGGTCTACCTGGCGTTCTCGGTGTCCGAGAGCAGCAACGTGCGGGTCTGGGAACTGTTCCTGAACTGGGTCGAGGGCGGGCTCTCGCTCGACATGCCGTACAAGTCCAACCTGATCGTGCCTTTCTTCAAGGAGATCAGCTACCCGCTGGGCGTGGCCGGCTTCATCGTGCTGACCTACCTGGTGATCGTGGGCTCGAGCAATGCCGTGAACCTGACCGACGGCCTGGACGGCCTGGTGATCATGCCGGTGGTGCTGGTCGGCGGCGGGCTGGGCGTGTTTGCCTACGTGATGGGCAACGCGGTCTACAGCAAGTACCTGCTGTTCCCGCATATCCCGGGCGCGGGGGAACTGCTGATCTTCTGTTCCGCGCTGGGCGGGGCAGGGCTGGCCTTCCTCTGGTTCAACGCGCACCCGGCGCAGGTGTTCATGGGCGACGTGGGCGCGCTGGCGCTGGGCGGCGCGCTGGGCACGATCGCGGTGATCGTGCGCCAGGAGATCGTGCTGTTCGTGATGGGCGGCATCTTCGTGGTGGAAACGCTGTCGGTGATGGCGCAGGTCACGTGGTTCAAGATCACCAAGCGCCGTTATGGCGAGGGCAGGCGGCTCTTTCGGATGGCGCCGCTGCACCACCATTTCGAGTTGAGCGGCTGGAAGGAAACGCAGGTCACGGTGCGCTTCTGGATCATCACCATGCTGCTGGTGCTGATCGGGTTGTCGACGCTGAAGTTGCGTTAA
- a CDS encoding UDP-N-acetylmuramoyl-tripeptide--D-alanyl-D-alanine ligase: MSQTTMTTLQDAAGWIAGARVCGDGAVAFSRVQTDSRTVEPGDLFVALKGERFDAHDFIADVMAKGAAAVLVSREADASNYAGVPAIVAPDTRIALGELGAGWRRRFTLPAVAVTGSNGKTTVKEMIAAIFAAAVGEDQRLATGGNLNNDIGLPLTVLRLRATHKLAVLELGMNHPGETVYLAGIAQPTVAVITNAQREHQEFMVSVEAVAHEHAAAIAALPADGVAVFPLDEESGGAYAPVWREAAGARRALSFGTSQRADVHATMALVDGAQVMQVRAPGHAFEVRLALLGEHNVRNALAAIACALAAGVHVPAIQAGLAGFQAVKGRLQVKYTPGGTVVIDDTYNANPDSVRAAIDVLAGFAAPRVLVLGDMGEVGDQGPAFHEEIGAYAQARGVDTLWAAGELAVHAVRAFGANGRHFGSAEDLAKALEEDSGGMVAQAGAVLVKGSRFMRMERIVAALVADTSAH; the protein is encoded by the coding sequence ATGAGCCAGACCACCATGACCACCTTGCAGGACGCCGCCGGCTGGATCGCCGGCGCGCGCGTTTGCGGCGACGGCGCCGTGGCGTTCTCGCGCGTGCAGACCGACAGCCGCACCGTCGAGCCCGGCGACCTGTTCGTCGCGCTGAAGGGCGAGCGCTTCGACGCGCATGACTTCATTGCCGACGTGATGGCCAAGGGCGCCGCGGCCGTGCTGGTGAGCCGTGAAGCGGATGCCAGCAACTACGCCGGCGTGCCGGCCATCGTCGCGCCCGACACCCGTATCGCGCTGGGCGAGCTGGGCGCGGGCTGGCGCCGCCGGTTCACGCTGCCCGCGGTGGCGGTAACCGGCAGCAACGGCAAGACCACCGTCAAGGAAATGATCGCGGCGATCTTCGCCGCGGCGGTGGGCGAGGACCAGCGCCTGGCCACCGGCGGCAACCTGAACAACGACATCGGCCTGCCGCTGACGGTGCTGCGCCTGCGCGCCACGCACAAGCTGGCGGTGCTGGAGCTCGGCATGAACCATCCGGGCGAGACCGTCTACCTGGCCGGCATCGCCCAGCCCACCGTGGCGGTCATCACCAACGCGCAGCGCGAGCACCAGGAATTCATGGTCAGCGTGGAAGCCGTGGCGCACGAGCACGCGGCCGCGATCGCGGCTTTGCCCGCGGACGGCGTGGCGGTATTCCCGCTCGACGAGGAAAGCGGCGGCGCCTATGCGCCGGTCTGGCGCGAGGCCGCCGGTGCGCGCCGGGCGCTGTCGTTCGGCACCTCGCAGCGCGCGGATGTGCACGCCACCATGGCGCTGGTCGATGGCGCGCAGGTGATGCAGGTGCGCGCGCCGGGCCATGCGTTTGAAGTCAGGCTGGCGCTGCTGGGCGAGCACAACGTGCGCAACGCGCTCGCGGCGATCGCCTGCGCGCTGGCCGCGGGCGTGCACGTGCCGGCGATCCAGGCGGGGCTGGCCGGCTTCCAGGCGGTCAAGGGCCGGCTGCAGGTGAAGTACACACCGGGCGGCACGGTGGTCATCGATGACACCTACAACGCCAACCCCGATTCCGTGCGCGCCGCCATCGACGTGCTGGCCGGCTTTGCCGCGCCGCGCGTACTGGTGCTGGGCGACATGGGCGAGGTCGGCGACCAGGGGCCGGCCTTCCACGAAGAGATCGGCGCCTACGCGCAGGCGCGCGGCGTCGACACGCTGTGGGCCGCCGGCGAACTGGCCGTGCATGCAGTGCGGGCGTTCGGCGCCAACGGCCGCCATTTCGGCAGTGCGGAAGACCTGGCAAAGGCCCTGGAGGAAGACAGCGGGGGCATGGTGGCGCAAGCCGGCGCCGTGCTGGTGAAGGGATCGCGCTTCATGCGCATGGAACGGATCGTTGCTGCGCTGGTCGCAGACACTTCCGCACATTAA